One window of Litorilinea aerophila genomic DNA carries:
- a CDS encoding DUF6941 family protein, with protein sequence MQLEILTFCDAATEYGGRLNILGATDSLLVPALPFRYPHCAIVMRFRVSRIEEGDHTVRIMVIDADGRPILNVAGHVVIKLGGGMSGAVNMIVNANTLEFKEAGEYAIEVAVDGIQLGSSPLFVKLMEQKSG encoded by the coding sequence ATGCAACTGGAGATCCTGACCTTTTGCGATGCGGCGACGGAATACGGCGGGCGCCTGAACATCCTGGGGGCGACCGACTCCTTGCTGGTGCCCGCCCTGCCCTTTCGCTATCCTCACTGCGCCATCGTCATGCGCTTCCGGGTTTCCCGCATCGAGGAGGGAGACCACACGGTGCGCATCATGGTCATCGACGCGGATGGCCGGCCCATTCTGAATGTGGCCGGCCATGTGGTCATCAAGCTGGGCGGCGGCATGAGCGGCGCGGTGAATATGATCGTCAACGCCAACACCCTGGAGTTCAAGGAAGCCGGCGAGTATGCCATCGAAGTGGCCGTGGACGGCATCCAGCTGGGCTCCAGCCCCCTCTTCGTCAAGCTGATGGAGCAAAAATCGGGCTAG